Proteins co-encoded in one Bemisia tabaci chromosome 9, PGI_BMITA_v3 genomic window:
- the LOC109034700 gene encoding uncharacterized protein, whose amino-acid sequence MQNSLSNDTFSCLSSNCVFIFEAEKRNCIVSLNDACTLCVCAFIKACNSLELRSELVRILRFDHVMDLIGCLIVVGLVIVSSVSCSEHKPKHEWTEDECEVECLKEKGYFDTSGIEEINTEILPVADAHVKRLKGGASEAKRWLDCKCTVPTKNPAFEQYLKANNVTHLMLKAMHMGGWNFAQKRLKKKGIIVQLPHSEQPAASQPEIHSKSPKQHKWTEEECEDECWKKEGYLDVNETDKKKNANGLTEVAIADAQLVHEEDGKTECKCVVNNNNIYLKLALNIKKVHLEAFVRQHQSNPHIARLWLASKGFKTVLGQKKKKQKTDEELAQESCVEECIKLKGWVLLPQEHKGPSTRVPFADGKMEEKEVFNPVVRNDKTISVWSSKVLCNCNKPGAKLLAYLQEKGLTTEESKEFNISFKRGTHNGAQWLKNHYKLDVQPEVNLFKEETYLKELKELKPARFHKTLDTVKDEHHKMHIRGKRLLAACLPIKI is encoded by the exons ATGCAAAACAGCCTTTCAAATGATACCTTCTCGTGTCTAAGCTCCAACTGCGTTTTCATCTTTGAGGCAGAAAAACGGAACTGCATCGTCAGCCTGAATGACGCATGCACCTTATGCGTTTGCGCCTTTATAAAAGCATGCAACTCGCTGGAGCTGCGTTCAGAATTAGTGAGAATTCTTAGATTTGACCACGTTATGGATTTAATCGGTTGCCTGATTGTAGTGGGCCTAGTTATCGTTAGCTCAGTGTCGTGTTCTG AGCACAAGCCGAAGCATGAGTGGACCGAGGATGAGTGTGAAGTTGAGTGTCTGAAGGAAAAGGGGTATTTCGACACCTCTGGCATTGAAGAAATTAACACAGAGATACTACCGGTAGCCGATGCGCACGTGAAACGGCTAAAAGGTGGAGCGTCGGAGGCTAAAAGGTGGTTGGATTGCAAGTGTACGGTGCCCACCAAAAATCCTGCTTTCGAGCAATACCTCAAAGCAAATAATGTCACCCACCTGATGTTAAAGGCAATGCATATGGGAGGCTGGAATTTTGCCCAGAAGCGGCTGAAGAAAAAGGGGATCATAGTCCAGCTCCCCCACTCTGAGCAGCCCGCAGCCTCGCAGCCCGAGATACACTCAAAATCTCCGAAGCag CACAAGTGGACTGAGGAGGAGTGTGAGGACGAGTGTTGGAAGAAGGAGGGGTATCTGGACGTTAATGAgacggacaaaaaaaaaaacgcaaatggGCTGACGGAGGTAGCGATCGCCGATGCGCAACTCGTGCATGAGGAAGACGGGAAGACTGAATGCAAGTGTGTGGttaacaacaacaacatttaTCTCAAGTTGGCCCTCAATATAAAGAAAGTGCACCTCGAGGCATTTGTTAGGCAGCACCAAAGCAACCCGCACATTGCCCGGCTCTGGTTAGCCTCAAAGGGGTTCAAAACCGTCCTTGGGCAGAAG aagaagaagcaaaagaCTGACGAGGAGCTGGCACAGGAGTCTTGCGTCGAGGAATGCATTAAATTAAAGGGTTGGGTCCTCCTCCCGCAGGAACACAAAGGACCTTCGACCCGCGTACCTTTCGCAGATGGGAAGATGGAAGAGAAGGAAGTGTTCAACCCAGTAGTTCGTAATGATAAGACAATATCAGTATGGAGTTCTAAAGTGTTATGCAATTGCAATAAGCCAGGTGCAAAACTGCTCGCATATCTCCAAGAGAAGGGTCTCACAACCGAGGAAAGCAAGGAGTTCAACATAAGCTTCAAACGGGGTACGCACAATGGCGCACAATGGTTAAAGAATCACTATAAGCTCGATGTTCAGCCCGAAGTGAATCTGTTCAAAGAAGAGACCTATTTGAAGGAATTAAAAGAACTAAAACCTGCAAGATTTCACAAAACGCTGGATACAGTGAAGGATGAACACCACAAAATGCACATCAGAGGAAAGAGGCTGCTAGCTGCGTGCCTGCCGATAAAGATCTAA